The genomic region TCTATGATGACGCCAAGCGCGCCTCTCAGCTACTGGACATTTCGTTAACCAGGCGCGGAGCTTCCGCAGGCCAGCCCATTCCAATGGCAGGCGTCCCTTATCACGCGGTTGAGAACTATCTTGCCAAACTGGTCCAGTTAGGTGAATCCGTAGCAATCTGCGAGCAAATTGGTGATCCCGCTCTTAGTAAAGGGCCGGTTGAGCGCAAAGTGGTACGCATCGTTACACCTGGCACGATCAGCGATGAAGCATTGCTGCAGGAGCGGCAGGATAATATCCTGGCCGCAATATGGCAGGATGCACGAGGGTTTGGTTATGCCACTCTGGATATCAGTTCCGGTCGTTTCCGTCTTGCTGAACCGTCAGATGCAGAAACCATGGCGACGGAGCTACAACGTACTAACCCTGCAGAATTACTCTACCCGGAAGAACTCGCCGCTATGGCGTTGATTGAAAACAGACGGGGATTGCGGCGCAGGCCACTATGGGAATTCGAGATCGATACCGCCCGTCAACAACTCAATCTGCAATTCGGTACTCGCGATCTAATCGGGTTTGGCATTGAACAGGCACACCTTGCGTTACGCGCAGCGGGTTGCCTGTTGCAGTATGTTAAGGATACCCAGCGCACTTCTCTGCCACACATTCGCTCGGTGACCATGGAGCGCCAGCAGGACAGTATTATTATGGATGCTGCGACCCGCCGGAACCTTGAAATTACCCAAAACCTTTCCGGCGGTATTGAAAATACCCTCGCTGCGGTGCTGGACAAAACCGCTACGCCGATGGGAAGCCGCATGCTGAAACGCTGGCTTCATACACCCGTAAGGGACATCCCCACCCTCGTTAATCGTCAGCAGAGTATCGGATCGCTTCAGGATATCAATGATGAATTGTCCCCTCTTCTTCGGCAGATAGGTGATTTGGAACGGATTCTGGCAAGACTGGCATTGAGAACGGCTCGCCCTCGCGATCTGGCAAGAATGCGTCATGCTTTTCAACAATTGCCACAGCTGGATGCAATACTGATAAACATTGCCACACCTCATCTCCAGAGACTACGTCAGCAAATCGGGCAATTTACCGAACTCCGCCAGCTCCTCGAAAACGCAATTATTGAATCTCCCCCCATATTGATAAGGGACGGTGGCGTAATTGCACCAGGATATAATGCCGAACTGGATGAGTGGCGAGCACTGGCTGACGGGGCTACAGACTATCTGGATCGTCTGGAAATTCGCGAAAGGGAAAAGCTCGGACTGGATACGCTCAAAGTCGGTTTTAATGCTATCCATGGCTATTACATTCAGGTCAGCCGCGGACAGAGCCATCTGGTGCCAATCCATTATGTCCGTCGACAAACGCTGAAAAATGCCGAGCGCTATATCATACCCGAGTTAAAAGAGTATGAGGACAAGGTGCTTACCTCTAAAGGAAAGGCATTATCGCTGGAAAAATCCCTCTATGAAGAATTGTTTGACCTGCTACTGCCACATCTGGAAGCACTGCAGCTAAGTGCTGCTTCGCTTGCTGAACTGGACGTGCTTTCGAATCTGGCAGAGCGTGCCTGGACATTAAACTACAGCTGTCCCCTTCTTAGCGAAAAGCCCGGTATAAAAATCACCGGCGGTCGTCATCCGGTTGTCGAGCAGGTACTGAAAGAACCATTTATAGCCAATCCGCTGTCGCTGTCTGTGCAACGAAGAATGCTGGTGATTACCGGACCAAACATGGGTGGTAAAAGTACCTATATGCGCCAGGCAGCACTGATTACACTGATGGCAAGTATTGGCAGCTATGTTCCTGCAGATGAAGCCGAAATTGGTCCTGTCGATCGCATTTTTACTCGCGTGGGCGCGGCTGACGATCTGGCATCGGGGCGTTCCACCTTTATGGTCGAAATGACCGAAACTGCGAACATTCTGCACAATGCCACCGAGCACAGTCTGGTATTAATGGATGAGATTGGCCGTGGTACATCTACCTATGATGGCCTGTCGTTGGCCTGGGCCTGTGCAGAAAGTCTGGCTAACCGAAATAAAGCAATGACTCTTTTTGCCACCCATTACTTTGAACTCACCACACTGCCGGAAAAAATGGAAGGCGTGGTTAATATTCATCTGGATGCGGTTGAGCATGGCGATACTATTGCTTTTATACACAGTGTGCGGGAGGGGGCCGCCAGTAAAAGCTATGGTTTATCCGTTGCTGCTCTGGCTGGTGTACCAAAAGAGGTAATCAAGCGCGCCAAGCAAAAGCTTAGAGAACTGGAAACACTTTCCATTAACAGTGCAACCTCTAAAATCGATGGTTCGCAGTTACCATTATTGGTAGAGGAAACCTCTCCTGCTGTCGAAGCCCTGGAAGCCCTGGACCCGGATTCTCTTTCACCCCGGCAGGCGCTGGAATGGATTTATCGCCTCAAGTCATTAGTTTGAAATCAGTGACACGTTTTTTCAGTCTGAAGTCATCTTTCTGGAAGGTGGTTTTTATTACAGCGCAATGATCTGTATTCAAAACCAGAAACTTTCACTGTTTTGCTTTGATTTTCAGCCAGTCATAAATTAGCAAACAGGCTCTGCCGCAGTTATGTCAACAGTAACGGTCCCGGTAAAGGACCGTTACTGTATGAGTCCTGCTACAATGCTATCCTATTAGTCAATTTTCTGGTCTTTCTTAGCTGGCGTTATCATCACGCCGTGCGTACATTTCAGCGTTCATCGCAATCAAGTTCACTCTCACTGAGTAATGCCAGCCGTTTCTGGCACCTTATATATCGTTTAATTATCTCTTCGTTCACAACCACCGTTTTCACGAAGTAGCGACTTTTATGTAAGTAATTTCCCCATCGGATTTTGCATACGTGCTGAAAACAAGCGTAAAGACTCAACGTGTTTTGTTATTTCAACACTTCCATTAACATTATTGATATGAAGCACCCGGGCTGGGCCATCACGACCAAATGCTCAGGGTCTGGCGAATAGTTGCCTCGGGGTGTTCAGCGTATTTTATGTGGCAGAGCATGGAATACTGCGTTGTAGCTCACCGGTTGGCTTGCCACTGGAGATGTTAAATCGATACCTCGCTTGTTAGTACAGACGATATTTGCAATACAAAAGTACATACGATGAACACCGTATTGTCATTTTCCTCGAACTTGCGGTAAGTAAAGTAAAATTTTCCAACATGGACCTTCTCAAGGCTATAAGCCTTACATGGACAATCCCCTGACTGAGGTGGCAGTTTAAAACTGACAAGAAAAAAAGCGGCTCTCAGACCACCGCTTTTTAATGGCGAACATAGCGCCCTTACAGGGCGAGCGTCACGGCTCTGCCGTTCCGAGGGTGTTCATGACCGGCTCACAGCTTTATACTCTGCGGTATGTTAATTTCTCAGGAAATCATTCACATGGCCCGTAGCAAAGCCCCCAGAAAGCGTAAACCCACGCCCTCGTCCCGACGCGCTATACCCGGATATCCTAAGCGTTTTCTGGTG from Erwinia tracheiphila harbors:
- the mutS gene encoding DNA mismatch repair protein MutS, translating into MSLNDNVNLDSHTPMIQQYLRLKSEHPEILLFYRMGDFYELFYDDAKRASQLLDISLTRRGASAGQPIPMAGVPYHAVENYLAKLVQLGESVAICEQIGDPALSKGPVERKVVRIVTPGTISDEALLQERQDNILAAIWQDARGFGYATLDISSGRFRLAEPSDAETMATELQRTNPAELLYPEELAAMALIENRRGLRRRPLWEFEIDTARQQLNLQFGTRDLIGFGIEQAHLALRAAGCLLQYVKDTQRTSLPHIRSVTMERQQDSIIMDAATRRNLEITQNLSGGIENTLAAVLDKTATPMGSRMLKRWLHTPVRDIPTLVNRQQSIGSLQDINDELSPLLRQIGDLERILARLALRTARPRDLARMRHAFQQLPQLDAILINIATPHLQRLRQQIGQFTELRQLLENAIIESPPILIRDGGVIAPGYNAELDEWRALADGATDYLDRLEIREREKLGLDTLKVGFNAIHGYYIQVSRGQSHLVPIHYVRRQTLKNAERYIIPELKEYEDKVLTSKGKALSLEKSLYEELFDLLLPHLEALQLSAASLAELDVLSNLAERAWTLNYSCPLLSEKPGIKITGGRHPVVEQVLKEPFIANPLSLSVQRRMLVITGPNMGGKSTYMRQAALITLMASIGSYVPADEAEIGPVDRIFTRVGAADDLASGRSTFMVEMTETANILHNATEHSLVLMDEIGRGTSTYDGLSLAWACAESLANRNKAMTLFATHYFELTTLPEKMEGVVNIHLDAVEHGDTIAFIHSVREGAASKSYGLSVAALAGVPKEVIKRAKQKLRELETLSINSATSKIDGSQLPLLVEETSPAVEALEALDPDSLSPRQALEWIYRLKSLV